Proteins co-encoded in one Vampirovibrio chlorellavorus genomic window:
- a CDS encoding proline--tRNA ligase, with protein MRMTQLLAPTLRENPADAEVVSHQLLVRAGYIRRLANGVYNYLPLMWRVLRKVEQIVREEMDRAGAQELLMPILQPAEVWQASGRWDVYGELMMRVKDRHGREYGLAPTAEEVITDIATKEVRSYRQLPVNLYQIQTKYRDEIRPRFGLLRGREFIMKDAYSFHSSQDCLDREYQKMAETYTRIFERCGLETRQVRSDSGAIGGSVSHEYMVLTRIAPGEQESGENDVFFCDSCDYAANAERAESILPEADTTGDHAESTVLDTPNASTIEALERKFQLRPETILKTLIYVIDEKMPVMALIRGDLAVEEIKLLNAFAGNEIRLATEEEIIALIGDVKGYVGPYNLSAETLQKLKIIADRSVSGLRNFVMAINERGKHLVGANWGDAHLHEPQIKDADLRLAKIGDACVECKTGKLNMTRGIEVGNIFQLGTKYSGSMNATYTDEDGSEKPFIMGCYGIGVSRTAAAAIERFHDKSGIIWPMAIAPYQAIVVPVNVTDDTQMSLAQRLYEQLRTAGVEVVMDDRDERAGVKFKDADLIGFPIRVTAGKKAAEGLLEVKLRDQDQAIDLPEAEVLPFVLKQIQEWRPALKSPQPAAV; from the coding sequence ATGCGAATGACCCAGTTGTTAGCCCCTACTTTGCGTGAAAACCCGGCGGATGCCGAGGTGGTCAGCCACCAGTTATTGGTGCGGGCCGGTTACATCCGGCGTTTGGCCAACGGGGTTTACAATTATTTGCCCTTAATGTGGCGTGTCTTGCGCAAAGTAGAGCAAATTGTCCGGGAAGAAATGGATCGGGCCGGGGCGCAGGAATTGCTGATGCCCATTCTGCAACCGGCGGAAGTGTGGCAGGCCTCCGGGCGCTGGGATGTTTACGGGGAGCTGATGATGCGGGTCAAGGATCGCCACGGTCGTGAATATGGCTTGGCCCCCACCGCCGAGGAAGTGATTACCGACATCGCCACCAAGGAAGTGCGCTCTTACCGTCAGTTGCCGGTCAATTTGTACCAGATTCAGACCAAGTACCGGGATGAGATTCGGCCCCGCTTCGGCTTGTTGCGTGGCCGTGAGTTCATTATGAAAGACGCCTACAGCTTCCACAGCAGTCAGGACTGCCTGGATCGGGAATACCAGAAGATGGCCGAAACCTACACCCGCATTTTTGAGCGCTGCGGCTTGGAAACCCGTCAGGTACGCAGTGATAGCGGGGCCATTGGCGGCAGCGTCAGTCACGAGTACATGGTGCTGACCCGCATTGCTCCCGGGGAGCAGGAAAGCGGGGAGAACGACGTATTCTTCTGCGATAGCTGTGATTACGCAGCCAACGCTGAACGGGCTGAGTCGATCTTGCCGGAAGCCGACACCACCGGCGATCATGCTGAATCAACCGTTTTAGATACCCCCAACGCCAGCACCATAGAGGCTTTGGAGCGCAAGTTCCAATTGCGCCCTGAAACGATTTTGAAAACGTTGATCTATGTGATTGACGAAAAAATGCCGGTCATGGCCCTGATTCGGGGGGATTTGGCGGTTGAGGAAATTAAATTGCTCAACGCCTTTGCTGGCAATGAAATTCGTCTGGCCACCGAGGAAGAAATCATTGCGTTAATCGGCGATGTCAAAGGCTATGTGGGACCTTACAACTTGTCTGCCGAAACTTTGCAAAAACTGAAAATCATTGCCGATCGTTCTGTGTCCGGCTTGCGGAATTTCGTGATGGCCATCAATGAGCGTGGCAAGCATCTGGTGGGCGCCAATTGGGGCGATGCCCATCTGCATGAGCCGCAGATTAAAGATGCCGACTTGCGATTGGCTAAAATCGGCGACGCCTGCGTTGAGTGCAAAACCGGCAAACTGAACATGACCCGGGGCATTGAAGTGGGCAACATCTTCCAGTTGGGCACCAAGTATTCCGGCTCCATGAATGCCACCTACACCGATGAAGATGGCAGCGAAAAGCCCTTCATCATGGGCTGCTACGGCATCGGGGTGTCTCGCACCGCCGCGGCGGCCATTGAGCGTTTTCACGATAAATCCGGCATTATCTGGCCCATGGCCATCGCCCCCTATCAGGCCATTGTGGTGCCGGTCAACGTCACCGATGACACCCAGATGAGCCTGGCCCAGCGCTTGTATGAGCAACTCCGCACCGCCGGCGTGGAAGTGGTGATGGACGATCGGGACGAACGGGCTGGCGTCAAGTTTAAAGACGCCGATTTGATTGGTTTCCCCATTCGGGTCACCGCTGGCAAAAAAGCCGCGGAAGGCCTGCTGGAAGTGAAGCTGCGGGATCAGGATCAGGCTATCGATCTGCCGGAGGCCGAGGTGCTGCCCTTTGTGCTGAAGCAAATTCAGGAATGGCGTCCGGCCCTGAAATCCCCGCAACCCGCTGCGGTGTAA
- the lepA gene encoding translation elongation factor 4, translating to MSNPAPSNIRNFCIIAHIDHGKSTIADRLLEFTGTIDKRQMKDQVLDNLELERERGITIKLQAARMDYQYQGKDYILNLIDTPGHVDFSYEVSRSLQACEGALLVVDASQGVEAQTLANVYLAIEANLEIIPVLNKIDLPGADPDRVLKEIEEVVGIDTSNAIMCSAKEGIGIEDILQAVVEYVPPPKIEMEKPLRALVFDSYFDAYMGIITYVRIVDGEVKQGDRIRFMENQKVYDVTEVGVMKPVRHPRANLVSGEVGYISASIKEMGAFVGDTVTLHVNGAKEPLPGYQKAMPMVFCGLYPVNNDDYTVLKDSLEKLKLNDSSITFEPESSEALGFGYRCGFLGLLHMEVIQERLEREYNLDLITTAPSVVYKVHMTNGDVIEVDNPSKLPDPVKREYMEEPFVKISIITPNEFVGALMDLSQTRRGIFLGMDYLDKVRVNLQYELPLNEMVTDYYDKLKSCSKGYASMDYSFSEYKRSNLVKLDILLAGDIVDALSVIVHRDKAHSVGQVLTEKLKEIIPRQMFEVPIQAAIGGKIVARSTVKAMRKNVLDKCYGGDISRKRKLLEKQKKGKKRMKSIGSVDVPQEAFMAVLKLSD from the coding sequence ATGTCAAACCCTGCGCCCTCCAACATTCGTAACTTCTGCATTATCGCCCACATCGATCATGGCAAGTCCACCATTGCCGACCGTCTGCTGGAATTTACCGGCACCATCGATAAGCGCCAAATGAAGGATCAGGTACTGGATAACCTGGAGCTGGAGCGGGAGCGGGGCATTACCATCAAGCTGCAAGCGGCCCGCATGGATTATCAGTATCAGGGCAAGGATTATATTTTGAACCTGATCGACACGCCCGGACACGTGGATTTCAGTTATGAAGTATCGCGCTCCCTGCAAGCCTGCGAAGGGGCCTTGCTGGTGGTGGACGCCTCGCAAGGGGTGGAAGCGCAGACGCTGGCTAACGTGTATCTGGCCATTGAGGCCAACCTGGAAATCATTCCGGTGCTGAACAAAATCGATTTGCCCGGCGCTGACCCGGATCGGGTGCTGAAAGAAATTGAGGAAGTGGTGGGCATCGACACCTCCAACGCCATTATGTGCAGCGCCAAGGAAGGCATTGGCATTGAGGACATTCTGCAAGCGGTGGTGGAGTATGTGCCGCCGCCAAAAATCGAAATGGAAAAACCCTTGCGGGCTTTGGTTTTTGACAGCTACTTTGATGCCTACATGGGCATCATTACTTACGTGCGCATTGTGGACGGCGAAGTGAAGCAGGGTGATCGCATCCGCTTTATGGAAAACCAGAAAGTCTATGATGTGACGGAAGTGGGTGTGATGAAGCCGGTGCGCCATCCCCGGGCCAATCTTGTGTCCGGTGAGGTGGGCTATATTTCCGCCTCCATTAAGGAAATGGGCGCCTTTGTGGGTGATACCGTGACCCTGCATGTCAACGGGGCTAAAGAGCCCTTGCCGGGGTACCAGAAAGCCATGCCCATGGTCTTTTGCGGGCTGTATCCGGTGAACAACGATGATTATACGGTCTTGAAAGATTCTCTGGAAAAGCTGAAACTGAACGATTCCAGTATTACTTTTGAGCCGGAAAGTTCTGAAGCCTTGGGCTTTGGCTACCGTTGCGGCTTTTTGGGCCTGCTGCACATGGAAGTCATTCAGGAGCGTCTGGAGCGGGAGTATAATCTGGATCTGATTACCACCGCCCCCAGTGTGGTCTACAAAGTACACATGACCAATGGCGATGTGATTGAGGTGGACAACCCCTCCAAGCTGCCCGATCCGGTTAAGCGGGAGTATATGGAAGAGCCCTTTGTTAAAATCAGCATCATTACCCCCAACGAGTTTGTGGGCGCTTTGATGGATCTCTCTCAAACCCGGCGGGGCATTTTCCTGGGCATGGATTATCTGGATAAAGTGCGGGTGAACCTGCAATATGAATTGCCCCTCAACGAGATGGTCACCGATTATTACGACAAGCTGAAATCCTGCTCCAAGGGCTATGCCTCCATGGATTACAGTTTTTCCGAGTACAAGCGCAGCAATCTGGTGAAGCTGGATATCTTGTTGGCGGGCGATATCGTGGATGCCCTCAGCGTGATTGTCCACCGGGACAAAGCGCACAGCGTGGGTCAGGTGTTGACCGAGAAGCTGAAAGAAATCATTCCCCGGCAGATGTTTGAAGTGCCCATTCAGGCGGCCATTGGGGGCAAAATTGTGGCCCGTAGCACGGTAAAAGCCATGCGCAAAAACGTGTTGGACAAATGCTATGGCGGGGATATTTCCCGGAAGCGCAAGTTGCTGGAAAAGCAGAAAAAAGGGAAAAAGCGCATGAAGTCCATCGGCAGTGTGGATGTGCCGCAAGAGGCGTTCATGGCGGTTTTGAAACTCAGCGATTAA
- a CDS encoding D-Ala-D-Ala carboxypeptidase family metallohydrolase, translating into MSQDPRAIQLTANFKLSEFLHGDDPVPAPWILENLYRLANRLQVIRDLLGKPIIINSGYRSKGHNLAVGGASHSQHLNGMAADIVVSGMPAKAVQEFLKHWSGGMGCYQHYTHLDIRPTQARWS; encoded by the coding sequence ATGAGTCAAGATCCACGGGCCATTCAGCTCACCGCAAACTTTAAATTGTCCGAATTTTTGCACGGCGATGATCCCGTTCCCGCCCCATGGATTCTGGAAAATCTGTATCGGCTGGCCAATCGCCTGCAAGTCATCCGGGATTTGCTGGGCAAGCCCATCATCATCAATTCCGGTTACCGCAGCAAGGGGCATAATCTGGCCGTGGGCGGGGCGTCTCACAGTCAGCACCTCAATGGCATGGCCGCGGACATTGTGGTCAGTGGCATGCCCGCCAAAGCGGTTCAGGAATTTTTGAAGCACTGGTCGGGCGGCATGGGCTGTTATCAGCACTACACGCATCTGGACATTCGCCCCACCCAAGCCCGCTGGTCGTAA
- a CDS encoding phage adaptor protein, translating into MSTLLQLVNETLRRTGQVETSTLSNAQTPIIQTVDFLNETYTEILQRLQVHRLQQSATLNTTAGTSAYSLTTQCEVQDVIADSVQETGSKIRIEEVDYTYPIAHGETVTGRPQYFYRKGNQLFLYPVPNATYTIRYDYQRSPQKLSLNSDTTALPESWETVLILGTQARLEKFLGEGGSDTFLLYRDGLAQLKSLAPRKPSYRMKGFYRGGGQTP; encoded by the coding sequence ATGAGTACACTCCTGCAACTGGTGAATGAAACTCTGCGTCGCACCGGGCAGGTGGAGACCAGCACGCTCAGCAACGCCCAGACTCCCATCATTCAGACCGTGGACTTTCTCAACGAAACCTACACGGAAATCTTGCAACGATTACAAGTCCATCGTTTGCAGCAATCGGCCACCTTGAACACCACGGCGGGTACAAGCGCCTACAGCCTAACCACGCAATGTGAGGTGCAGGATGTCATCGCCGATTCCGTGCAGGAAACGGGCAGCAAAATCCGGATTGAAGAGGTGGACTACACCTACCCCATCGCCCACGGAGAAACGGTGACTGGCCGACCGCAGTATTTTTACCGCAAAGGGAACCAGTTATTTCTGTACCCGGTGCCCAACGCCACCTACACCATTCGCTACGATTACCAGCGAAGTCCACAAAAACTCAGCCTGAATAGCGACACCACCGCCCTCCCCGAAAGCTGGGAAACAGTGCTGATCCTTGGCACCCAGGCCCGCCTTGAGAAATTTTTAGGCGAAGGCGGCAGCGACACTTTTTTACTGTATCGCGATGGGCTGGCCCAGCTCAAAAGTCTGGCTCCCCGAAAACCCAGCTACCGCATGAAAGGGTTTTACCGGGGGGGAGGACAAACACCTTAA
- a CDS encoding P22 phage major capsid protein family protein, producing MATANFIPEIWSKKLLKIFDKTVVMANLVNRDFEGEITNAGDVVHVRTFGDVTVNNYTRDMTISFQSLTDPMVDLLIDQQKYFAFKVDDLDKAQANVDILEGYAGRAAIAIRDVVDTRLIGHYTDVDSGNVIGTDVAPITLTSANIYGYITQLAEKLDNANAPQEGRNLVITPKFKTLLLQSTEFTRATSLGDNVVQNGYIGNVAGFGVHVTTNNPAVSGVVNLLAFTQDFISFASQVSKIETVRPYNMFADAVKGLYLYGSKVMMPKAGAVLKASA from the coding sequence ATGGCAACCGCAAACTTCATTCCCGAAATCTGGAGCAAAAAGCTGCTCAAAATTTTTGATAAAACCGTGGTCATGGCCAACCTGGTCAACCGTGATTTTGAAGGCGAAATCACCAACGCCGGTGACGTGGTTCATGTGCGCACCTTTGGCGATGTGACCGTCAACAACTACACCCGGGACATGACCATTTCCTTCCAGAGTCTGACCGATCCCATGGTGGATTTATTGATTGATCAACAAAAGTACTTCGCCTTTAAAGTCGATGATTTAGACAAGGCCCAGGCCAACGTAGATATTCTGGAAGGCTATGCGGGCCGGGCGGCCATCGCCATCCGGGACGTGGTGGACACCCGACTGATTGGTCACTACACCGATGTGGATTCGGGCAACGTCATCGGCACGGATGTGGCCCCCATCACCCTGACCAGCGCCAATATTTACGGCTACATCACCCAGTTGGCCGAAAAGCTGGACAACGCCAACGCTCCGCAGGAAGGTCGTAATCTGGTGATTACCCCCAAGTTCAAAACCCTGCTCTTGCAATCCACCGAATTTACCCGGGCCACCAGTCTGGGAGACAACGTGGTGCAAAACGGCTACATTGGGAACGTGGCTGGCTTTGGGGTGCATGTCACCACCAACAACCCGGCGGTCAGCGGGGTGGTTAATCTGCTGGCCTTCACCCAGGATTTCATCAGCTTTGCCAGCCAGGTTAGCAAGATTGAAACGGTTCGTCCTTACAACATGTTTGCCGATGCGGTCAAAGGACTGTACCTGTATGGTTCCAAGGTCATGATGCCCAAAGCGGGCGCCGTGTTGAAAGCATCCGCCTAA
- a CDS encoding portal protein: MSHPMATSATTSTLMALTEENQQTLAELVYTQYQQWKQSRSGLERKWRECWEAYLCDTPSLYTETENHPHDRSQVVRPVLYEAVEAIHSNLLNALFPANERFFSVIGKTEENHNQANVIEEFLRNKLEDASFIEKYAPFLKQAIITGNTVAAVPWRKSTQSRQARQPVTLFGVTVGSQKVSREEVTYHGPDFETLDMFDFFIDPDAPDFERANVIRKVDREWQSLKNNPAYHNLEALDPNNPKRLSIEDSNKQSKRRAFGLTENPHTQNKQSSPKITLLEAWGDFTVDDTLYPNYVCVVANGDTVIRFEPNPYDSGMKPFIFTNFIPVPNEIYGIGAIEKSLGLQHAINTLTNQKLDVINLSINNPFTYLINDDVFDPEAVVTRPGALIPVKSHDTLRPIQYLNNFTVAFTEIADLKAEAQEATGALKYFTGNEQGQSRTATEVSVLVQGGTQKFSSCLAHLEHTSLEPFLRMVLENARQFLSQPEQLRVCQPGGQVLFKTLLPEVLQTCHCQFRIDGSRGLLNKAQELNAITSFLRLVENSAALRDRVDWLSLYKKVYRRLGFTDEADIFISAPPQAERGASA, from the coding sequence ATGTCGCATCCAATGGCCACCTCGGCCACAACATCAACACTGATGGCGTTAACGGAAGAGAACCAGCAAACGCTGGCCGAACTTGTTTACACGCAATACCAGCAGTGGAAACAATCCCGAAGCGGACTGGAACGAAAATGGCGGGAATGCTGGGAGGCCTACCTGTGCGACACGCCTTCTCTCTATACAGAGACGGAAAACCACCCGCACGATCGCAGTCAGGTGGTGCGTCCGGTTTTATACGAAGCGGTGGAAGCCATTCACTCGAATCTGCTGAATGCCCTGTTTCCAGCCAATGAGCGCTTTTTCTCGGTCATCGGTAAAACCGAGGAAAACCACAATCAGGCCAATGTGATTGAGGAGTTTTTGCGCAATAAACTGGAAGACGCCAGCTTCATTGAGAAATACGCCCCTTTCCTGAAACAGGCCATTATCACCGGCAACACGGTGGCCGCCGTGCCCTGGCGAAAATCCACCCAAAGCCGACAAGCGCGGCAACCGGTCACCCTGTTTGGGGTGACGGTGGGCAGTCAAAAAGTCAGTCGGGAAGAAGTGACCTACCATGGCCCGGACTTTGAAACCCTGGATATGTTCGACTTCTTTATCGATCCCGACGCCCCGGATTTTGAACGGGCCAACGTCATCCGCAAAGTGGATCGGGAGTGGCAGAGCCTGAAAAATAATCCGGCTTACCACAATCTGGAAGCACTGGACCCGAACAATCCCAAGCGCCTGAGCATTGAGGACAGCAACAAGCAAAGCAAACGCCGGGCCTTTGGACTCACCGAAAATCCGCACACACAAAACAAGCAATCGTCTCCCAAAATCACCCTGCTGGAAGCATGGGGCGATTTTACGGTGGACGACACGCTGTACCCAAATTACGTGTGCGTAGTGGCCAATGGCGATACGGTCATTCGCTTTGAGCCCAACCCCTATGACTCGGGCATGAAGCCGTTCATTTTTACCAATTTCATTCCGGTACCCAACGAGATTTACGGAATAGGGGCCATCGAAAAATCGTTGGGTTTACAGCACGCCATCAACACCCTGACCAACCAAAAATTGGATGTAATAAACCTGTCCATTAACAACCCTTTTACCTATCTCATCAACGATGACGTGTTCGATCCCGAGGCGGTAGTCACTCGCCCGGGGGCGCTCATTCCGGTGAAAAGCCACGATACGCTAAGGCCCATTCAGTACCTGAATAATTTCACGGTGGCCTTTACCGAAATCGCCGATCTTAAAGCGGAAGCGCAGGAAGCCACGGGCGCCCTGAAATACTTCACCGGCAACGAGCAGGGACAATCCCGAACAGCCACGGAGGTGAGCGTTTTGGTGCAAGGCGGTACTCAAAAATTCTCCTCCTGCCTGGCCCACCTGGAGCATACCTCTCTGGAACCGTTCCTGAGGATGGTGCTGGAAAATGCCCGACAGTTTCTCAGCCAACCGGAGCAGTTGCGGGTGTGTCAGCCCGGCGGGCAAGTCCTGTTTAAAACATTATTACCGGAAGTGCTGCAAACCTGTCACTGTCAGTTCCGCATTGATGGTTCGCGAGGCCTGTTGAACAAGGCGCAGGAATTGAACGCCATCACCTCGTTTTTGCGACTGGTGGAAAACAGCGCGGCGCTGCGGGATCGGGTGGACTGGCTCAGCCTGTACAAAAAGGTGTATCGCCGTCTGGGTTTCACCGATGAAGCCGATATTTTCATCAGCGCACCGCCTCAAGCAGAAAGGGGAGCCTCCGCATGA
- a CDS encoding APC family permease — protein sequence MGNPLASHRARHERLSIPIGLAVFASDALSSTAYASEEIIIALFAAGLSAQMGLNLLQQSAFNGLLAIPIAAVIVLLMFIVVMSYREVIYAYPMGGGSYEVAKSRLGKTASQIAGSALLIDYVLTVAVSISSGVANIVSTGWLPKGHNIALSIIMIAIIMLLNLRGVKESGKAFAIPAFFFIFSMVALIGTGIYKVVTGQIESVPEITQVSQQISTVAPLVLIAAMLRAFSHGCSALTGIEAVSNGVQAFKEPAELNASRTMVYMGLVLATIFMGVTYLAYALPGIVPPEMDPHRETLISQIAASVFNHGSLFYLIVQFITALILILAANTSFNGFPRLGMILAQDGYLPRQLMNLGDRLVYSNGIVILSVLAILLIIAYNADYNKMMPLYAIGVFLSFTLAQWGMIGHHKAEQQPGWQRKAMVNTIGALATGIVTIILAFEKFTEGAWIVLVAMPIVIFIFQKVHNHYESIGKQLALPDSGYCPTAIEHTVLVLVSSLHRGTIPALEYAKTISDRVEAVHVELNPAATERLKKAWEAWGCGIPLTILKSPYRSISEPLLEYIDEVEERYVHDLVTIIVPEFVTKSWWHNLLHNQTSIMIKALLRYRSNKVVTTVRYHLEK from the coding sequence GTGGGAAACCCGCTGGCTTCCCACCGGGCGCGGCACGAACGCTTGTCCATTCCCATCGGGTTGGCCGTTTTTGCCTCGGACGCACTGTCCTCAACCGCCTACGCCTCCGAAGAAATTATCATCGCCCTGTTTGCGGCGGGACTATCCGCTCAAATGGGCCTGAACCTGCTGCAGCAATCCGCCTTCAACGGCTTATTGGCCATTCCCATCGCCGCCGTTATTGTGCTACTGATGTTTATTGTGGTGATGTCCTACCGGGAGGTGATTTACGCCTATCCCATGGGTGGGGGCAGCTACGAAGTGGCCAAAAGCCGACTGGGAAAAACCGCCAGCCAAATCGCCGGGTCCGCCCTGCTGATTGACTACGTGCTGACAGTGGCCGTGAGCATCTCCTCCGGGGTGGCTAACATTGTATCCACCGGCTGGCTGCCCAAAGGGCACAACATCGCCCTCAGCATCATCATGATCGCCATCATCATGCTCCTGAACCTGCGGGGGGTCAAAGAATCCGGCAAAGCCTTCGCCATTCCGGCCTTCTTTTTCATCTTCTCCATGGTGGCCCTCATCGGAACCGGCATCTATAAAGTCGTCACCGGGCAGATAGAATCCGTCCCGGAAATCACGCAAGTCAGTCAACAAATCAGCACCGTGGCGCCGCTGGTCTTAATCGCCGCCATGTTAAGGGCCTTTTCACACGGTTGCTCGGCCCTTACGGGGATTGAGGCCGTTTCAAACGGGGTTCAGGCATTCAAGGAGCCTGCGGAACTCAATGCCAGCCGCACCATGGTTTACATGGGTCTGGTGCTGGCCACCATCTTTATGGGGGTTACCTACCTGGCCTACGCCTTGCCCGGTATTGTCCCCCCGGAAATGGATCCACACCGTGAAACGCTGATTTCCCAGATTGCGGCCAGCGTCTTCAACCACGGCAGCCTGTTTTATCTCATCGTGCAGTTTATAACCGCCCTTATCCTGATTCTGGCGGCCAATACCAGCTTCAACGGTTTTCCCCGGCTGGGCATGATTCTGGCCCAGGACGGCTATCTGCCCAGACAGCTGATGAACCTGGGCGATCGGCTGGTTTACAGCAACGGAATTGTCATTTTAAGCGTGTTGGCCATTTTGCTCATTATCGCCTACAACGCTGACTACAATAAAATGATGCCCCTGTACGCCATTGGAGTTTTTCTCTCCTTCACCCTGGCCCAGTGGGGCATGATTGGCCATCACAAAGCGGAGCAGCAACCCGGCTGGCAGCGAAAAGCGATGGTCAATACCATTGGGGCGCTGGCCACAGGAATTGTCACCATTATCCTGGCCTTTGAAAAATTCACCGAAGGGGCCTGGATCGTATTGGTGGCCATGCCCATTGTGATCTTTATTTTTCAGAAAGTGCATAATCATTATGAATCCATCGGCAAGCAGCTGGCCTTGCCAGACAGCGGCTACTGCCCAACGGCCATTGAGCATACCGTACTGGTTCTGGTTTCTTCCCTGCACCGGGGAACCATTCCCGCGCTGGAATACGCCAAAACCATCTCCGACCGGGTGGAAGCGGTGCATGTGGAACTAAACCCGGCGGCCACGGAGCGCCTGAAAAAAGCGTGGGAAGCCTGGGGCTGCGGCATTCCCCTGACCATTCTCAAGTCCCCGTACCGTTCTATCAGCGAACCACTGCTGGAATATATCGATGAGGTGGAAGAGCGTTATGTCCACGATCTGGTCACCATCATCGTCCCGGAATTTGTGACCAAAAGCTGGTGGCACAACTTACTGCACAACCAAACCTCCATTATGATTAAGGCCCTGTTGCGGTACCGCAGCAACAAAGTGGTGACAACCGTGCGGTATCACCTTGAGAAGTAA